A genomic region of Papaver somniferum cultivar HN1 chromosome 7, ASM357369v1, whole genome shotgun sequence contains the following coding sequences:
- the LOC113297517 gene encoding WAT1-related protein At3g30340-like, whose translation MGEMKWLNEWQPAFLMVGIDFALAISNVLLKKVVDEGIDHLVLIAYRSSISVVFLAPIAYFWERKSRPKLTSGIVCHLFLSAMLGATITQYLVLLGMQNTSVTYTCAFVNVVPVITFLMALPFGLETVDMKSKSGRAKVLGTFVCVGGAMLLSLYKGMQLANFPESTRETASVHTANNPVNWLTPNSKSERWTIGTVALVASMIVWSSWYLLQAKIGKTYPCQYSSTVIMCFFGAIQSTLLSLATNQDYSSWLLKGKVQIIAVLYTGIVGSGLSFVGMSYCVKKRGPLFTAAFGPLIQIIVAIFDFSILHGQLHLGSVLGSILVIAGLYILLWGKNKEAKACVTKQVEATEDHDEEEQAMSRA comes from the exons ATGGGAGAGATGAAGTGGTTAAATGAATGGCAACCAGCTTTTCTAATGGTAGGCATTGATTTTGCATTGGCAATTTCAAATGTACTTCTTAAGAAAGTCGTCGACGAAGGAATAGATCATCTCGTTCTCATTGCATACCGGAGTTCAATTTCTGTTGTTTTCTTAGCGCCCATAGCCTACTTCTGGGAGAG GAAATCAAGACCAAAACTCACTTCTGGAATCGTATGTCACTTGTTTCTGAGTGCCATGCTTGG GGCGACAATTACGCAATACCTTGTTCTTCTAGGGATGCAAAATACATCGGTGACATATACGTGCGCTTTCGTGAATGTGGTACCTGTGATCACATTTCTGATGGCTCTACCTTTTGG GTTAGAAACTGTGGATATGAAAAGTAAGAGTGGTCGTGCAAAAGTTTTAGGTACATTTGTTTGTGTAGGAGGTGCGATGTTATTGAGTCTTTACAAAGGAATGCAATTAGCCAACTTTCCTGAATCAACAAGGGAAACAGCAAGTGTACATACAGCTAATAATCCCGTGAACTGGTTGACTCCAAACAGCAAATCTGAACGTTGGACAATAGGAACCGTAGCGTTGGTCGCTAGTATGATAGTTTGGTCTTCCTGGTATCTTCTTCAAGCCAAGATCGGTAAAACATACCCGTGTCAGTATTCGAGTACTGTCATTATGTGCTTCTTTGGTGCCATTCAATCGACCCTGTTAAGCTTAGCTACAAACCAAGACTACTCTTCATGGCTTCTCAAAGGAAAAGTTCAGATCATAGCTGTCTTATACACG GGAATTGTGGGATCAGGGTTAAGCTTTGTTGGTATGTCATATTGTGTGAAGAAAAGAGGTCCGCTTTTTACTGCTGCATTTGGTCCTCTCATTCAAATTATAGTAGCCATTTTTGATTTCTCAATTCTGCACGGGCAACTTCACCTTGGAAG TGTCTTGGGATCGATTCTCGTTATTGCTGGTCTTTATATTCTTTTGTGGGGCAAAAACAAAGAGGCAAAAGCTTGCGTAACGAAACAAGTTGAAGCCACCGAAGATCACGACGAGGAAGAACAAGCAATGAGTAGAGCGTAA